CCCTCGCTTCTTTTAGAGTTTCTGCTTGTCTTTGTGAAATCGCATAACCATTTTCAGCCAATTTAATGGCAGGATCAATGAGTTGCGATAGTTTTTTGGTGCCGTATTTTTTAAGCATCGCTTCCATGCCCGCCACCGTTCCAGGAACCCCAGCCGCCAAATAGCCATCTTCGCTGAGTTTAGGGACTACATTGCCTTGCTTGTCTAAAAACATGTCCTTAGTGGCTTTTAAGGGGGCTTTTTCTCTAAAATCTAACGCAACATTTTCACCATTAGCCAAATGGATAACCGCAAAACCTCCACCACCAATATTGCCTGCTGCCGGATGGACTACTGCTAGAGCAAAACCTATCGCTACCGCCGCATCAATCGCATTACCCCCATCTTCTAAAACCTTTTGCCCAATTTCAGTGGCTAGCGGGTGGCTAGAAAGGGCTAACCCCACTTTAGTGTTTTTAATAGGGGGGTAACTCGCTGCACTCAAAGGGCTTAACAAACCCAAAAAGAGCGCTATCACGCCCAAGCCAATCGTTTTTAAAAAACTCCGTCTCATCTGTTTTCCTTTCAATCAACAATAATCGTTATTATAACACAAGCTTTACAAAACACCCTCTCGCTCATAGCTTATATGATGCTATTAATTGTTTGAGTGCTGGCTATAAAAAAGGCTCAAAAATGAGTTTTAAAATAAATAGAGTTTAAAAAATAAGTTAAATAAGGCTTATTTGATCAAAACGCTATGGGTAGAAAACTTATTGTTTAATCCCCAATAAAGTGTCTATCATCCGATCAATAGCGGTAATGACTTTAGCGTTAGCCGCATAGCCGCTTTGAAACTTGATTAAATTCACCATTTCTTCATCCACGCTCACTTGCGAAATAGAGAGTTGCTCTTTTTTAATGGTTTCTAGCATGCTTTGTTTGGTGTCCAAAATACGCCCTGATTTTTCAGCGTCCGTGTTGATTTTACCGGTTAAAAATTGATAAAACTCGCTGATTTTCATTGGTTTAATGTCAAACTTGTCGTTATAAAAATCCACGCTGTCGTATTGCAATTGCTGCATCATGTTCGCCACATCAAAATTCCCGTTAATGGGGGCAAGCCATGGGCGGATAGTGGTAGGCTCTTTTTTGTATTCCTTATTCAAGCTGATATTAGAAGCGTCATCGCCTTGAAAAAAAGGGTTGAGTTTTAACGCTCCCATAAAATTCGTGCCGTTATCTTTCATAGAGACAAACAACCCTTGCGAAGCGTTTTTAGGCTGGATGACAAACTTTTTAGTCTCATTGTTAAAGCTCGCTGTGAAATAATCATCAAAATCGTTTTCGGTGTTATTGTCCTGATTGTCATCAGTGTTAGCGTTAATGGCTTGGATAATATCGTTCATGGTTGTAATGGGCGTGATAGCAATGGTTTTTCTGGCGATTTCTTTACCATCGGTGTTGTAAGCGATTAAATCAAACGAGCCGTTTTTGATATTGTAGTTCGTGTCTTTAAAGGCTTCATCGCTGTTAAACTCCACAGGCTCGCCTTCAATATGATGACTCGCGCTTTGAGCGTAAATCGCATTAGTGGATTCTATCAAGCCCCTAGCAAAAGAATCCAACAAATCAATATAATCTTGCAATTTGCCCTTTAAAGTCCCGTTAGAGCCGTCATTATACACATTCAATAACGCCCCCACTTTCCCTTGATTGAGCTTGTCAGTAATATTAGTGAGCTTAAAATCATCGCTTTGAAAATAGATTTGGTTCAAACCCCCTTTATTTTCGGATTCTTTAACCACTAAAGGATGGAAAATAGAACCATCAATGATATTGAACCCATGCCCAATATTAAGGTTATAGCTCTCATCAAAATCCGCTGAGTCTTTATCTGTGAGCGAATGAGTTTTAATGCTGCTTTTAAAAACATTCCCCCCTAAAAGCTCTCGCAAATGGAATTCCAACTCATCTCGCTTATCCCTTAATTCATTCGCATGCTTTAAGCTCTTATTGTTTTCCACTTCTTTGATGCGTTTGTTGATTTCAGCGATTTGAGAACCCAGACTATTGACTTCTTTAATCACGCTTTTTAATTCTTCACTCGCTTTATACTGTAAGGTCGTTAATCTTTCTCTAGTGTCTTTAATGTTGTGCGTTAAAGCTTCTGTTTTTTGAGCGAGAGCCTGTTTTTGAGCGGAGTCTTTGGCGTTTTTAGACAATTCTTTCCATGAATTAAAATAATCTTGCAAATCCGTAAAAAGGCTCGCTTCATCAATGTCCGGAAAATACGCACTCGCTTCTTTTAAATGCGAAAACTCTGTATCGTAATAAGTGTTTTCGTAATTAGCCTTCGTGTAACGAGAAAAAACAAACTCATCATGCACCCTTTCAATGGCTTCTACATCCACGCCCATATTCACGTTTTTAGTGCCATACATATAAGCCGCTTGAGGCTTTGCGATCACGCGTTGGCGGCTATAAAATTCATCGCTAGCGTTAGAAATGTTATTCCCAGTAACATCCACCATGCTCTGATGGGCTTGTAGGCCCGTGTAAGAAGTGTTGAGTGAAGATAAAATCCCGCCCATTTTACGCCTGCACTCTTAAAAAATGGCTCCCCACATGCCTAGAGCCTTTATAGTCGCAAGTGTCATGGGGAATGATTTGTTGGATGAGCGAAGAATAAAACTCAGAAACCGCAAACGCCATGCGCGAATAGATCAAGTTTTTTCTTTCAAAACAAGCAAGGATTCTCGCATTTGGTTTAAAAAATCGCTCGTTTTTTCGTCTAACAATTCACTCATTTCTTTATTAGGGAATTGATTTTTTAAAGACAGCATTTGCGCATCTATATTTGCTTTTTCTTTTTCAAAAGCTTGAATCGCTAGCTGTTTTTGATGGTTTCTTTCAAAAATTTCGGCGTGTTTAGCGAGCTTAATGTCTCTTATATCGCGCTCGGTTAAATCAATCAATTCTTTCAATTGGTTTAGCGCGTTTTCTAAATGAGAATGTAAAACGACCATAACAAATCCTTTAGCTCTTGTTTCAGTGATACTCAAGCAAATACTATGCCGTTTTATTTTGGATTTTTCGGTTTGTTGTAAAACTCATTTTCTTAAGGGGATAGGGGGTGTTTTGAAATCATTCTCCCCTTAAAACTCCCTTATTAAATCGCCTTTAACATTTGTTTGGCGATAGCGGCAATCACATTCACGCTCATGGCATTCCCCGCTTGGGATAACAAATGGCTTTCTTTAAAATTAGGGTTGTCTTTAATCTTAGCGATCAAATCTCTAGGAAATCCTTGTAAAAGCAGGCTTTCAATAGCGTTTAATCTTTTGATTTTGCCTTTTTGGGTATAAAACAAGCCATGCCGAGAAGTCCTTAAAGTAGGAAAAACATTAAAATACAACCTTAAATCAGATTGTCTTGTGTCTAAAACGGCGTTTTCTAAAGCTAAGATATTCTCTAAAAAAACCCGGTTATGGTTGTATGGGTTGTGCAAGTATCTTTGAAAAATAGCGTTACTCACATCCAAATAACACTCATTATCTGCGTCTAAAAAATCTTCAAAATAATAGTCATTGGCTAAACCTAAAGGGAAATGAAATGGGTGTTTCAAATCCTTCCTAAACCCTACGATATAAAGGCGTTCTCTCTTTTGGGCTAATTGGAAATCAGCACTGTTTAACATTTGATAATGAGTTGTATAGCCCGCTTCTTGCAAGGCTTTGATAATGGTTTTAAAAGTTTCTTGTTGCTTATGACTAATCAAGCCCTTAACGTTTTCAAGCAAGAAACATTTGGGCTGTTTGACTTTTAAGATACGAATAAGCCCATAAATAATAGTCCCTCTTTCATCTTCAAGCCCTTTCCTTTTGCCATTGATAGAAAAAGCCTGACAAGGAAACCCGCTAATGAGCGCATCAAAATCGGGTAAATCATTAGGGTTGATCCGCATTAAATCCCCAAAATTATGGGTATCCTTAAAAAACAATTCATAAGTCCTAAGAGCTTCATGATTGATTTCTGCATGCCCTACGCATTTCAAATGGCACCGCTCCAAGCCCAAACGACCTCCACCAATGCCAGAGCAAAAATCCATAAAAGTTAAAATCCCCAATCAATCATTCCTAACACACGACTAAAAACGCACCCTATTTAAAAGAGCGACAAACGCATTTCAAAATACAAAAAAACTAAACTTCAGTGAAAGACGAAACGACAGCGAGAATAACCCCCCTAGAAATGAAGCCCTTAAACCCCCTAGCTTATCCCCAATAAATCCTGTGCCATTTTGTGAGAAGTCTCATGCAAATTGATCTTATACTGGTTATTTTCAATAGCTTGCTTGATTTCAGCCACCCTATCAAGAGCGGCTTCATTGTTTTCAACTTTTTCATTCTTTTCCACACGCTTGTAATTCCCCAAAGATTGCACTAGAGTGAGCGAAGAGACGGCGTTAATCATCTTAAAATCCTTTAATCTAATATCCAATTCATTTGATTACAGCAAGTATCGGCAAAAAAGAAAAAAAGTTAATGGATTTTTGAAATCTGTTTTTGCAATTCCTTACCAAATTTCTTGGTGGTAGTAATGGGTTTTTTTCCGGTTTCTGCCACAGAGCCAAAAGATTGCGATTGTAAATTTTTAAACATAAAAAACATCAAAAAAATTAAAATATAACAAAATAAAAAAAAGCAAATAGTGGGGAATAGCCAATTCTTGAGGTTAGAACTATTCATGACCTTGCCTTTTTAAACATGCCTATACCTCACTACCCATGCGAACATGAGCAACCACAGCCCCCACCTTTCTTTCTGCCATGACCCCCATGACCGCCACAGCAACCTGTCCCACTATCATGGTGTGAAGCTAGAATCTCTTCTTCACTCACTTCCCTAAAGCCTAAAACCTTGAAACGAAACGCTAAAGTTTTCCCGGCTAACGGGTGGTTATAATCCACCATCACATGCGTGTTGCTAAAGTCTTTGATAGTGGCTTGAATGGTTTGATTGTCTTCAGTTTGCCCAAAAACGCTCATGCCTTTTTCTAATTCAATGCCTTCAAATTGATCCCTAGGGACTTCTTGCAAATAACCGCTTTCATAAACCCCATAAGCTTCTTCTGGGGCGATAACAACCTCTTCCCACTCGCCAATTCGAGCCTTTAATACCGCCTTTTCTAACCCTACTATGATTTGATTAGCGCCTATGATAAACTCTAAAGGCTCTTTAGAAATATTGCTGTCTAGCACATCGCTAGAGCCTTGCTCCCTCACTTCATATTCAATCAAAGCGGCTTGTTTGATTGATTCTAAATCATGGTTTTGCATGGTGGTGTTTCTCCTTGTTTTCTAAGATTTTTTGCGCCATTTTAGCTTGTTCGCTTGAAGGATACAAGCGTTGCAAAGTGTTTAAAAATTTATAATAGTTTTGATCGTCTTTGATTTTTTTAAACGACCATGCCGTATGCCACAAAAGCACAGGCATGTAAGACGCTTTTTGATTTAAAAGAGCACTTTCTTTGTAATATTTGATCGCTTCTCTATACCTCTTTTCCCCATAAGCCACTTCTCCAAGTGCATAACGCACATAATAAAGTCTGTAACTATTGGCTTCTAACCACAACAAACGCTCTTTGGCTTCTGCATAGGATTTGTTTCTAAAAAAAGACAGGGCTTCTTGAAAGATCTCTTTTTGCTTGGACAGATCTTTATCAAACTCAACTTTCGCCTTTTCTTGGGTTTTTTTCTCTTGATTTTTTGAGGCTTCGGCTTTTAAAGAGGGGTTTTTATTGGCCGGAACGCTTGATTTGAGCGGCTTTTCAGCTTTTTCCTCTTGTTCTTTGAGGGCTTTTTGGATTAAGGCGATTTGTGAAACCAAATCCTGGCTTAACTTGGTCAATAATTCACTCATCTCTTTGTTTTGCTTGTCTAACTGCTGGATAGCTTGCTGGTTAGCGTGAATCTCATTCCTCAAATCCTCTAAAGTTTGCGATTGTTGCTTTAATGTGTTAGCTTGCACTTCTTGAGAGGCTTTTAAGGCTCGCAAGGATTCTTCTTGGGAAAGGATAGCGTTATTGAGATCTTTAATCTTATTAGCCTGCCCCTCATAAACGCTTCTCAAACCCTCTTGAGCTTGAGTGTTAGCCTCTACTTGCGAATGGATTTTGGTCAAAATATTAGAAAAATTCTTACTATTGACTTGCAACTGCTTGAGTTCTTTTTTGGTGGCTCCGCTTTGCAAATCAAACGCTGAAGGCTCCCCATTGAGAAAAAAGGGAGCGACAAAAGGGATAAAAAAAAGCCTTTTCATCCTAGAATTACTTCACTAATTTGACATCCACTCTTCTGTTTTCTTTGTAACATTCTCTAGTTTTTTGGGCGCATTTGGGTTTGGTTTCACCAAAACTGATGGTTTTGATCATATCTTTTTCTACCCCCTTAATGACTAAAGCGTTTTTCACGCTCAAAGTCCTTTTAACGCCAAGCGCTTGGTTGTATTCGCTAGAGCCAAATTCATCGGTATTGCCTTCCAAAAGCACTTGCATGTGGTTTTCTTTAGCTTTTTGCACGATCTCATCTAAAGTCTCTTGATCGGATTCTTTGATCTCATACTTGTCAAAATCAAAATAAATAGAAGCGATGATAGTCCCACTCTCAACAGCCGGTTTTTCTTCAACCACTGGAGCTGGCTCTTGTTTAGGCTCTTCTTTCTCTGGAGCTGGTTCTGTAGTAACAGGTGCAGTCTGAACCGTTTTAGCGCTCACATCACCAGCCACAGTCTTATTATCCATTTTATGACTACAGCCAGCTACCAATAAAAAGCTACCAAGAAACTAAATACAGAAGATCTCTTCATTATAAATTCTCCAAGAATCAAATTTTAATAAGTGTAAATATTAACTCACATTCGCTTAATTTAACCTTACCAATCAAAGGCTTGTATTTTCACATTCTTTAAAGGGAATAAAAAACTCTGATTATAGTCTAGCAAAATAAGCCCCATGGCGTATTCTTGGGGTGTCTTTTTGATATACATGATATTTCTCCCATCCGTAGAAAAACGAGGCATCTGGTTAGAGCCATTCACGGTAAGCCTGCGGATATATTTGCTGTTTAGAGTGATCAGATTCAAATTAAACACCGTTTTGCCAAATTCATTAAGGTTTTCTCGGCTCACATACACAATACTATCTTTATAAGCGTCAATGGATTCATTGCTTCTTCCTTCATAAAGGAGTTGCTCCGCGCTTTCTTTTAACCCCAATTTCTTCATGTAGATGTTAGGATAACCGGATCTATCCGAAACAAAAGCCATAGACTTGTCATCTTCTAAAAACACTCCTGAGACATCTATCCCAGGATAGCGCGTTATTTTAGTTTTAGTTTTTTTATGCGTGTCATACAAATACACATCCGGTTGGCCATAAGGGGCTAAAGACATTAAAATTTTAGAGCCATCAGAACTCACGCTAGAGACCACAGCCATTCCTTGAGAGCTAGCGATATTCTCATGAGTGGCTTTTTGAATGTTGTATTTTAAAATCATGGGCGTTCTTTCGCCATACTGCGTGTAATAAAACTCTGTCTGCTCAGCGTTCGCCCATTTGGGGAAAATATTGAGTCGGTTATTTTTGATGATTTCTTTTTGATAACGCATCGTATAATCCGCTAGTGCGATATTTGTGATTCCTGGTCCAATGTATTTAGAAAAAACAATCAGGCGCTTCATCCAAGCGATAGAAGGGGCTTTTAAATAATCATTCACCACAATGGCCATGTTGTGCGCTGCAAAAGGGTATAGATCTAAACTTACAATAGGGTAGTCAAAAGTCTTTTTGAGCGTTTCTGTATCCACATCATAAAGTTTTAATCGTGAAATTTTATTGCCGTTTTCTACCGCCACGCTCACCAACGCTACAAGTTGGAATTTTTTATCCTTGAGTTCTGCGTAATTGATAGCGCCTTGATCCTTGTTTTGAGAAACATCAAAATGCTGGCTAGTCTTTAAATCATTCGCCAAGACTTCATGCAATTTTAAAGCGTAATTGGCATCGTTATCTATAGAGTAGCGCACTTCAATCTTAGGAAGTTTTTGAATGGTTTTAATAATATCTAGTGTTTTATCTGTTGCAAAAAGCCCTATAGCGCTTATTAAAAAAAGCCATAAATACCTCATTGTTCTTCCTTAGTGGTGAAATTAACTTGAATAGAAATCATGTTTCCTCCCGGGTATGGGGGAAAATCCACTTTCTTTAAATCATTTAAAAGGGTCATCACACTCTTGTTATAATCCTTAAAATCAGAGTAGCTAAGAATGGTATAATCAAACTCCCCATCTTTAGTGATCATAATCAGAGCGCTCACTGAAGCCTTGTGATAAAAAACCCCTTTCCAACCTTTATATAAAATCTGATAGATTTGAGCATACCACTCTTGATAAGCCTTTTCATCAACC
This is a stretch of genomic DNA from Helicobacter pylori. It encodes these proteins:
- a CDS encoding flagellar biosynthesis anti-sigma factor FlgM encodes the protein MDIRLKDFKMINAVSSLTLVQSLGNYKRVEKNEKVENNEAALDRVAEIKQAIENNQYKINLHETSHKMAQDLLGIS
- a CDS encoding OmpA family protein yields the protein MDNKTVAGDVSAKTVQTAPVTTEPAPEKEEPKQEPAPVVEEKPAVESGTIIASIYFDFDKYEIKESDQETLDEIVQKAKENHMQVLLEGNTDEFGSSEYNQALGVKRTLSVKNALVIKGVEKDMIKTISFGETKPKCAQKTRECYKENRRVDVKLVK
- a CDS encoding DNA cytosine methyltransferase, with amino-acid sequence MDFCSGIGGGRLGLERCHLKCVGHAEINHEALRTYELFFKDTHNFGDLMRINPNDLPDFDALISGFPCQAFSINGKRKGLEDERGTIIYGLIRILKVKQPKCFLLENVKGLISHKQQETFKTIIKALQEAGYTTHYQMLNSADFQLAQKRERLYIVGFRKDLKHPFHFPLGLANDYYFEDFLDADNECYLDVSNAIFQRYLHNPYNHNRVFLENILALENAVLDTRQSDLRLYFNVFPTLRTSRHGLFYTQKGKIKRLNAIESLLLQGFPRDLIAKIKDNPNFKESHLLSQAGNAMSVNVIAAIAKQMLKAI
- the flgK gene encoding flagellar hook-associated protein FlgK; protein product: MGGILSSLNTSYTGLQAHQSMVDVTGNNISNASDEFYSRQRVIAKPQAAYMYGTKNVNMGVDVEAIERVHDEFVFSRYTKANYENTYYDTEFSHLKEASAYFPDIDEASLFTDLQDYFNSWKELSKNAKDSAQKQALAQKTEALTHNIKDTRERLTTLQYKASEELKSVIKEVNSLGSQIAEINKRIKEVENNKSLKHANELRDKRDELEFHLRELLGGNVFKSSIKTHSLTDKDSADFDESYNLNIGHGFNIIDGSIFHPLVVKESENKGGLNQIYFQSDDFKLTNITDKLNQGKVGALLNVYNDGSNGTLKGKLQDYIDLLDSFARGLIESTNAIYAQSASHHIEGEPVEFNSDEAFKDTNYNIKNGSFDLIAYNTDGKEIARKTIAITPITTMNDIIQAINANTDDNQDNNTENDFDDYFTASFNNETKKFVIQPKNASQGLFVSMKDNGTNFMGALKLNPFFQGDDASNISLNKEYKKEPTTIRPWLAPINGNFDVANMMQQLQYDSVDFYNDKFDIKPMKISEFYQFLTGKINTDAEKSGRILDTKQSMLETIKKEQLSISQVSVDEEMVNLIKFQSGYAANAKVITAIDRMIDTLLGIKQ
- the tolB gene encoding Tol-Pal system protein TolB, which encodes MRYLWLFLISAIGLFATDKTLDIIKTIQKLPKIEVRYSIDNDANYALKLHEVLANDLKTSQHFDVSQNKDQGAINYAELKDKKFQLVALVSVAVENGNKISRLKLYDVDTETLKKTFDYPIVSLDLYPFAAHNMAIVVNDYLKAPSIAWMKRLIVFSKYIGPGITNIALADYTMRYQKEIIKNNRLNIFPKWANAEQTEFYYTQYGERTPMILKYNIQKATHENIASSQGMAVVSSVSSDGSKILMSLAPYGQPDVYLYDTHKKTKTKITRYPGIDVSGVFLEDDKSMAFVSDRSGYPNIYMKKLGLKESAEQLLYEGRSNESIDAYKDSIVYVSRENLNEFGKTVFNLNLITLNSKYIRRLTVNGSNQMPRFSTDGRNIMYIKKTPQEYAMGLILLDYNQSFLFPLKNVKIQAFDW
- a CDS encoding peptidylprolyl isomerase, whose translation is MQNHDLESIKQAALIEYEVREQGSSDVLDSNISKEPLEFIIGANQIIVGLEKAVLKARIGEWEEVVIAPEEAYGVYESGYLQEVPRDQFEGIELEKGMSVFGQTEDNQTIQATIKDFSNTHVMVDYNHPLAGKTLAFRFKVLGFREVSEEEILASHHDSGTGCCGGHGGHGRKKGGGCGCSCSHG